A single Tenacibaculum sp. 190524A02b DNA region contains:
- a CDS encoding amino acid adenylation domain-containing protein, whose amino-acid sequence MNFSNVKEEKHILSLNTFREFLKSEELPSIIHIQDSKILSNVDVNSWQIKAKPTDLLYFTLTTNNNEVIGITRFIASEKYADDWRSNLSEVSSDVSIRTKLGLKAPKGVLGKIFIGKQATGLPYLGTIIEKTLVLQLEEDELENYEIALLYLFSKNQFKITQKENITTIYVQEGTNQWDEKTLRNAINNLIGREDENIRYIIGNKKLSELEKESLLVHQNNNFNVPVSTEMTQVEKQLLNVFKELLDDDAINILDNFFEIGGNSLLAVQLTSRIHKEFGVKLTLKELFKNSVIKELAKLISLKERVDYLSIDTLQEEEYYELSSAQLRLWILSQNEETSVAYNEFNAMKITGEIDVELLNKAVKRLTNRHEILRTSFITVKGDPKQLIHPINKVQVQVKLDDFSQKEAIEIEKTLLKESKYRFNLAEDVLIRVNLLKTDNNEYIIMINMHHIISDGWSQVVLFNELIMTYYELANDLDIAFQELPIQYKDYAHWHNDILLTDKVNQFKDYWNTKFAERSPKVDLTAFQKRRPQQSFHGKVNRYELDSKYYYIFKEISQRTQTTMFSVVLTYFKTLLYKYSGQKDITVGTSVAGRNHPDLEGQIGFYVNTIPIKNTINPEYNFVQQLQELSNNLLNDFDHDIYPFELLVADLGLMNEEVGMNPLFDVFVEYFNYNDRFISEEKIIGEKKLKIAPLTQDNETTIFGINVMFIESNEKISIEVRYDTEQFEDKKINSLIEHFTLLIDKITATPDEKIKTFEILSSAEIEKLEEFAKTEKPLPVDGTVLELIEKHVQQTPNDIAITYENVKMTYKELWTFSNKIANFLTQHHQGEKQYRVGVFMDRSCYTLAALLGAWKAGAVYIPLDPDFPTERLKYILDNSEASLLFTDKQNIKVANKLQWSCNSLQTIAVMDSYNIHELAETENKTMDVELWEYIGSKAHDDITGGGWFNSYDGEAFTRQEMNEYRDNTIHKLLPYVDKDKKVLEIGCASGLTMFSLVNKVESYVGIDLSQVILDKNQAVCEKEGITNLKMYKLFAHEIDQLKEKDFDIIIINSVIQNFNGHNYLREVLDKSIAKLNTEGILFLGDLINQDKKQDLIEDLKEFKKANPKANTKLEWDEELFVSKSFIDNYIESKDIKTKVTYSDKLGRIQNELKKFRFDAVLEIDKEKPKTKKIKGTIKYQFDLSHIESQQGNNYPNLALPQDVSYIIYTSGSTGKPKGAIVQHIGMLNHLEAKKNDLELNKQSKIVQNASQCFDISIWQYVNALMVGGQTYVYSNEVVLNPDLLLTKLKEDQITIFEVVPSYMQVLLDCEERRTDSPMSSLTYYLVNGETLKPRLARKWFDHYTQIPLINCYGPTEASDDVTHYFLYEKPSPDLRIPIGNKPIQNFRFHFLDNDYNRVPIGAKGEICLSGIGVGLGYVNDEEKTKKAFMQDPFFPNRRMYKTGDIGRVLEDGTIDFFGRKDTQVKIRGYRIELEEIEIAITKSKGVVNAVVLVGKDSNELSYLCAFVMTSDDNLNGDYIKEQIQLELPEYMVPGVIKFLKEFPLNHNGKTDKNVLKQMMNNQESQSVENFVAPIGELEKAISEVWEKVIGVKPIGRNDNFFTLGGHSVSAIQAISKIKNEYDINLPLKELFEHPTVEKLAEAIEKYKKEDNNSLITSIVKKTNKAKYKISPVQYAEWYLQKLNANSTFYNIGFILELTGNLNQEAFLETISHLSDRHDIFKFTIIEEDGVPYQVLKEKSFVDINDIVVDYSHLGKDEINLQEIVLPYFNTIFDFTQGMVNVKLIKINEKRHVFVFETHHIVWDQISTFNFYREFIQTYNTLNKREEIFLPELKVNYSDYTEWINELIDSGKLEKQRKYWLNKYQKLPETLELPTDYPRPLIHSFNGKFIFETLGLEFKNEISEFCHENGVTYQIFLISVLNLLLYRLTNQEDFVVGTPIWNRDQEHLDKVLGLFASGIPIRCTLGKDWTFNDLLSHTKTNSLEAYENHLYPFNKIIEELNPITDFSRQKVISVFFGVQNDETELKDVNLNGLDVKDVSNELDTAVKNTSVFDFTLQVDHNKDNMWFTLRYNTDLFKEETANNFLTRYKELVKQIIENSSKNLLDYNFLIKKEKSLIEEVSVSPTKFTIPDVGLHTIINETATKYSNKVAVKEEDKEITYGELKEYSYQIANFLLKNKVQKQDRVGVLLPRSIDFIASVLGILNSGAIFVPLSKDYPEQRVQEIINQAEIQKIITVSGFFNQEFLKAPFADSLVLLDEIDFSTISKEETSISVSNEDLIYTIFTSGSTGKPKGIDIKHVGAINIIQSTINDFNFTPDEKVLFHTATVFDASIMDYLWPLVAGAGIVVMPNTMEKSILNYEELINKNKITHIQSVPLLLESFVNAIERKEINQLQSLKRVVVGGAILNTKLSNRFLNEFKIDLYNCYGPTETTVDSTRYKCEISNIESQIFAPIGIPVANTKLYVLDKNLQQVPVGVPGELYIASIGSAKGYLNDVEKTNKAFIKNPFNDGISQVLYKTGDKVALLHKGNYVVYGRLDNQIKLNGNRIEIEEIESLLLNCEGLYNGAVILDKKGSYEQLIAFVEPEKQVNQFITKNSEKVRVLSLNDDITIKGEFEQFVERYAKANPVIKKLYQDLIYQFPEYQLCLFVNGELVAVTLACPISFLKKLEENQQVIFKEILNSEQDLNATLIVECVKKDTMLLELCKDEIGSLYKQLVTTENKKLFLESNTKISEITAGNTNFKKTISKEEIKQYLSEYLPQYMIPNNIVIKDRIALNNSGKVDKNILKKLNVSKQFKKELELTETQEKVNVIFQEILKKDTISAHDSFFELGGHSINMIQLIARVEKEFSIKMPIPEVFNNQTPYHIGNYVDAHENRIVNTSAYLQQLSSGGEKNIFCFPSISATVADFIELAKELKGYNLYAFDFSLLDAYSDVYQDKKEIIQKCKDMIFDVNANQTFDVLGYSAGSHIAYELLSEFKEELQVDKFIILDMEAPRKDEVTSKLVNYKDAEVDEFMSLNILEDFSNQEKEQISNRVWKYAELASYVAGREKINVPFYVFASEEADKSKQQGWEKLTQKSISFSEFKGNHYEILKNKFVKKNSQILKLKINNK is encoded by the coding sequence AATGGGATGAAAAAACACTACGTAATGCTATTAACAATTTAATAGGTAGAGAGGATGAAAATATACGTTATATTATAGGTAATAAAAAGCTTTCAGAATTAGAAAAAGAAAGCTTATTAGTTCATCAAAATAACAATTTTAATGTACCAGTGTCTACTGAAATGACACAAGTAGAAAAACAGTTACTTAACGTATTTAAAGAATTATTGGATGATGATGCTATAAATATACTAGATAACTTTTTTGAAATAGGAGGAAACAGTTTGTTAGCTGTACAGTTAACATCAAGAATACACAAAGAGTTTGGTGTAAAACTAACGCTTAAAGAATTATTTAAAAATTCAGTAATAAAAGAGTTAGCAAAATTAATCTCATTAAAAGAGAGGGTTGATTATTTAAGTATAGACACTTTACAAGAAGAAGAGTATTATGAACTTTCATCAGCACAACTTCGTTTATGGATACTAAGTCAAAATGAAGAAACTTCAGTAGCATATAACGAATTTAATGCAATGAAAATTACTGGAGAAATTGATGTTGAGCTTCTAAATAAAGCGGTAAAAAGGCTAACTAATAGGCATGAAATTCTTAGAACCTCATTTATTACTGTTAAAGGGGATCCTAAGCAATTAATACATCCAATAAATAAGGTACAGGTTCAAGTAAAGCTAGATGATTTCTCTCAAAAAGAAGCAATTGAAATAGAGAAAACATTATTAAAAGAATCTAAATATAGGTTCAATTTAGCAGAAGATGTTCTAATTAGAGTAAATCTGCTAAAAACGGACAACAATGAGTATATTATAATGATTAATATGCATCACATTATTTCAGATGGATGGTCACAAGTAGTATTGTTTAATGAATTAATAATGACCTATTATGAGCTTGCAAATGATTTAGATATAGCCTTTCAAGAGTTACCAATACAATATAAAGATTATGCACATTGGCATAATGATATTTTACTTACTGATAAGGTAAATCAGTTTAAAGATTATTGGAATACAAAGTTTGCAGAACGATCTCCTAAAGTAGATTTAACTGCCTTTCAAAAAAGAAGACCACAGCAAAGTTTTCATGGTAAAGTAAATAGGTATGAGTTAGATAGTAAATACTATTACATATTTAAAGAAATCTCGCAGAGAACACAAACAACAATGTTTTCTGTTGTATTAACTTATTTTAAAACATTACTTTATAAATATTCAGGACAAAAAGATATTACTGTTGGAACATCAGTTGCAGGAAGAAATCATCCAGACTTGGAAGGGCAAATAGGGTTTTATGTAAATACTATACCGATTAAAAATACAATAAACCCTGAATATAACTTTGTACAACAATTACAGGAACTATCTAATAACCTATTAAATGATTTTGATCATGATATTTATCCTTTTGAGCTTTTAGTAGCAGATCTAGGATTAATGAATGAAGAGGTAGGTATGAATCCTCTTTTTGATGTGTTTGTAGAATATTTTAATTACAATGATAGATTTATTTCTGAAGAAAAAATCATTGGAGAGAAAAAATTAAAAATAGCACCTTTAACTCAAGATAATGAGACTACTATTTTCGGGATAAACGTAATGTTTATCGAGAGTAATGAAAAAATATCTATAGAAGTTAGGTATGATACAGAGCAGTTTGAAGACAAAAAAATCAATTCGCTAATAGAGCATTTTACATTGTTAATTGATAAAATAACTGCAACACCAGACGAAAAAATAAAAACATTTGAAATTCTATCTTCCGCAGAAATAGAAAAATTGGAAGAGTTTGCTAAAACAGAAAAACCATTACCTGTAGATGGAACGGTGTTAGAGTTAATAGAGAAACATGTACAACAAACACCTAATGATATTGCTATTACATATGAAAATGTTAAAATGACTTATAAAGAACTATGGACGTTTTCAAACAAAATAGCAAACTTCTTAACACAACATCACCAAGGAGAAAAGCAGTATCGAGTAGGTGTATTTATGGATAGAAGTTGTTATACACTAGCAGCACTATTAGGAGCTTGGAAGGCAGGAGCAGTTTATATACCATTAGACCCAGATTTTCCAACAGAGCGCTTAAAATATATCTTAGATAACAGTGAAGCCAGCTTATTATTTACAGATAAACAAAATATAAAAGTAGCAAATAAACTACAATGGTCATGTAACTCTTTACAAACCATTGCTGTTATGGATAGCTATAACATACATGAGTTGGCCGAGACAGAAAATAAAACCATGGATGTAGAGCTATGGGAATATATTGGAAGTAAAGCTCATGATGATATTACTGGAGGAGGATGGTTTAATAGTTATGATGGAGAAGCGTTTACCAGACAAGAAATGAATGAATATAGAGACAATACTATTCATAAGTTATTGCCCTATGTAGATAAAGATAAAAAAGTTTTAGAAATAGGTTGTGCTTCAGGGTTAACGATGTTCTCTTTAGTGAATAAAGTAGAATCTTATGTAGGTATTGATTTAAGTCAGGTAATTCTTGATAAAAACCAAGCTGTTTGCGAAAAAGAAGGTATAACCAACCTAAAAATGTATAAATTATTTGCGCATGAAATAGACCAGTTAAAAGAAAAAGATTTTGATATAATTATTATAAATAGTGTTATCCAAAATTTTAATGGGCATAATTATTTAAGAGAAGTTTTAGATAAGTCAATAGCAAAACTAAATACTGAAGGTATTCTGTTTTTAGGAGACCTTATTAATCAAGATAAAAAACAAGACTTAATTGAAGATCTTAAGGAGTTTAAAAAAGCCAACCCTAAAGCCAATACTAAACTGGAATGGGATGAAGAGTTGTTTGTTTCAAAATCATTTATAGATAATTATATTGAATCAAAGGATATTAAAACAAAAGTTACTTATTCAGATAAATTGGGGAGGATTCAAAATGAATTAAAAAAATTCAGATTTGATGCAGTACTTGAAATTGATAAAGAAAAACCTAAAACGAAAAAGATAAAAGGAACAATCAAATATCAATTTGATTTGTCTCATATTGAATCTCAACAAGGTAATAACTACCCCAATTTAGCATTACCACAAGATGTTTCGTATATAATTTATACCTCTGGTTCAACAGGTAAACCAAAGGGGGCTATAGTACAACACATAGGAATGTTGAACCATTTAGAAGCTAAGAAAAATGACTTAGAACTTAATAAGCAAAGTAAAATTGTTCAGAATGCCTCACAATGTTTTGATATTTCAATTTGGCAATATGTGAATGCTTTAATGGTAGGAGGGCAAACTTATGTTTATAGTAATGAAGTAGTATTAAACCCCGATTTACTGTTAACAAAACTCAAAGAAGACCAAATAACAATTTTTGAGGTAGTGCCTTCATATATGCAAGTGTTATTAGATTGTGAGGAACGTAGAACAGATAGTCCAATGAGTAGTTTAACTTATTACTTAGTTAATGGGGAAACACTAAAACCAAGACTTGCTAGAAAGTGGTTTGACCATTATACACAAATACCTCTTATAAACTGTTATGGACCCACTGAAGCTTCAGATGATGTAACACATTATTTTCTTTATGAAAAGCCAAGTCCAGATTTAAGGATACCTATTGGAAATAAACCAATACAAAACTTTAGATTTCATTTTCTTGATAATGATTATAATCGTGTGCCAATAGGAGCAAAAGGAGAAATTTGTCTTTCTGGTATAGGAGTTGGACTAGGGTATGTCAACGATGAAGAGAAAACTAAGAAAGCATTTATGCAAGATCCATTTTTCCCTAATAGAAGAATGTATAAAACAGGTGATATTGGTAGAGTACTTGAGGATGGAACTATTGATTTTTTTGGAAGAAAAGATACACAAGTAAAGATTAGAGGATACCGAATTGAATTAGAGGAAATTGAAATAGCAATAACTAAAAGTAAAGGAGTAGTTAACGCTGTAGTGTTGGTAGGAAAAGATAGTAATGAACTGAGTTATCTATGTGCCTTTGTAATGACTTCTGATGATAACTTGAATGGAGATTATATAAAAGAGCAAATTCAGTTAGAATTACCAGAATATATGGTTCCGGGAGTTATTAAGTTTTTAAAAGAATTTCCATTGAATCATAATGGAAAAACTGATAAAAATGTTTTGAAACAAATGATGAACAATCAGGAAAGTCAAAGCGTAGAAAACTTTGTAGCTCCAATAGGAGAATTGGAAAAAGCTATATCAGAAGTATGGGAGAAAGTAATAGGAGTAAAACCTATTGGTAGAAATGATAACTTCTTTACATTAGGAGGACATTCAGTTTCAGCTATCCAAGCAATTAGTAAAATAAAAAACGAGTATGATATTAACCTACCTCTAAAAGAATTATTTGAGCATCCAACAGTAGAAAAATTAGCAGAAGCAATAGAAAAATATAAAAAAGAAGATAATAATTCTTTAATCACATCAATTGTAAAGAAAACAAATAAAGCAAAATACAAAATATCTCCAGTTCAATATGCTGAATGGTATCTTCAAAAGTTAAATGCTAATAGTACTTTTTACAATATTGGATTTATACTTGAACTCACAGGAAACCTAAATCAAGAAGCATTTTTAGAAACTATCAGTCACCTAAGTGATAGGCATGATATATTTAAGTTTACAATTATAGAAGAAGATGGAGTACCATATCAAGTATTAAAAGAAAAGTCTTTTGTTGATATAAATGATATAGTTGTTGATTATTCTCATTTAGGTAAAGATGAAATAAACCTTCAAGAAATAGTACTACCTTATTTCAATACAATTTTTGATTTTACACAAGGAATGGTTAATGTTAAATTAATCAAGATTAATGAGAAAAGACATGTTTTTGTTTTTGAAACACATCATATTGTATGGGATCAAATATCAACGTTTAACTTCTATAGAGAGTTTATTCAAACATATAATACTTTAAATAAAAGGGAAGAAATTTTCTTGCCAGAGTTAAAAGTTAATTATTCTGATTATACAGAGTGGATTAATGAATTAATTGATTCTGGAAAACTAGAAAAACAACGTAAGTACTGGTTAAATAAGTATCAAAAACTACCAGAAACGCTTGAATTACCTACAGATTATCCTAGACCATTAATTCATTCATTCAATGGAAAATTTATTTTTGAAACCTTAGGATTAGAGTTTAAAAATGAAATCTCAGAATTCTGTCATGAAAATGGAGTTACCTATCAAATTTTCTTAATATCTGTATTAAACCTCTTACTTTATAGGTTAACGAACCAAGAAGATTTTGTAGTTGGAACACCAATATGGAATAGAGATCAAGAGCATCTTGATAAAGTATTAGGTTTATTTGCATCAGGAATTCCAATTCGATGCACATTAGGTAAAGATTGGACATTTAATGATTTACTGTCACATACCAAAACCAATTCATTAGAAGCTTATGAAAACCATTTATATCCATTTAATAAAATTATTGAGGAGTTAAATCCAATTACAGATTTTTCGAGACAAAAAGTTATCTCAGTATTTTTTGGTGTTCAAAATGATGAAACAGAATTAAAAGATGTGAATTTAAATGGATTGGATGTTAAAGATGTTAGTAATGAATTAGACACCGCAGTAAAAAATACTTCTGTATTTGACTTTACACTTCAGGTAGATCACAACAAAGATAATATGTGGTTTACTTTACGTTACAATACGGATTTGTTTAAAGAAGAAACAGCCAATAACTTTTTAACTAGATATAAAGAACTTGTTAAGCAAATAATTGAAAATTCATCTAAAAACCTTTTAGATTATAATTTCCTTATAAAGAAAGAAAAAAGTTTAATAGAAGAAGTTTCAGTTAGTCCTACCAAATTTACAATTCCAGATGTTGGTTTGCATACCATCATTAATGAAACAGCTACTAAATATTCTAATAAAGTAGCTGTTAAAGAAGAAGATAAAGAAATTACTTATGGAGAATTAAAAGAGTATTCCTATCAAATAGCAAATTTTTTACTAAAAAACAAAGTTCAAAAACAAGATAGAGTAGGAGTATTATTACCTAGGTCAATTGACTTTATAGCGAGTGTTTTAGGAATACTTAACTCTGGGGCAATATTTGTACCTCTTAGTAAAGATTATCCAGAACAAAGAGTACAAGAAATTATAAATCAAGCTGAAATTCAAAAAATTATAACAGTTAGTGGTTTTTTTAATCAAGAATTTTTAAAAGCCCCATTTGCAGATAGTTTAGTGTTGTTAGATGAAATTGATTTTAGTACAATATCAAAAGAAGAAACCTCTATTTCTGTTAGTAATGAAGATTTGATTTATACCATATTTACTTCTGGATCTACTGGAAAACCCAAAGGAATAGATATCAAACATGTTGGTGCAATAAATATTATCCAATCCACAATTAATGATTTTAATTTTACGCCAGATGAAAAAGTACTTTTCCATACAGCTACAGTTTTTGATGCGTCTATAATGGATTATCTGTGGCCATTGGTAGCAGGAGCAGGTATTGTAGTAATGCCTAATACAATGGAAAAAAGCATACTGAATTATGAAGAACTAATTAATAAAAATAAAATTACTCATATTCAAAGTGTTCCATTACTTCTAGAGTCTTTTGTAAACGCAATTGAGAGGAAGGAAATAAACCAACTACAATCCTTAAAAAGAGTCGTCGTTGGAGGAGCTATTTTAAATACTAAATTAAGTAACAGATTCCTTAATGAGTTTAAAATAGATTTATATAATTGTTATGGACCTACAGAAACAACTGTAGATTCAACAAGGTATAAATGTGAAATAAGTAATATTGAATCACAAATATTTGCGCCAATAGGTATACCAGTAGCTAATACAAAGTTATATGTTTTAGATAAAAACTTACAACAAGTACCGGTTGGTGTACCAGGAGAACTATATATAGCTTCTATTGGATCAGCAAAAGGGTATTTAAACGATGTAGAGAAAACCAATAAGGCATTTATTAAAAACCCATTTAATGACGGTATTAGTCAAGTGCTGTATAAAACAGGAGATAAAGTTGCACTGTTACATAAAGGAAACTATGTAGTATATGGAAGGTTAGATAATCAAATTAAGTTAAATGGAAATAGAATTGAAATAGAGGAAATTGAGTCGCTTTTATTAAACTGTGAAGGGCTATATAATGGAGCCGTAATTCTTGATAAAAAAGGAAGTTATGAGCAACTAATTGCCTTTGTAGAGCCAGAAAAACAAGTAAATCAATTCATAACTAAAAATTCAGAAAAAGTTAGGGTATTATCTTTAAATGATGATATAACAATAAAAGGTGAGTTTGAACAATTTGTAGAGAGATATGCCAAAGCTAATCCAGTAATAAAAAAGTTATATCAAGACCTAATTTATCAATTCCCAGAATATCAGTTATGTTTGTTTGTTAACGGAGAACTTGTTGCTGTAACTCTAGCTTGTCCTATTTCTTTTTTGAAAAAATTAGAAGAAAATCAGCAGGTTATTTTTAAAGAAATCTTAAACAGTGAACAAGATTTGAATGCCACACTCATAGTAGAATGTGTTAAAAAAGATACCATGCTATTAGAGTTATGTAAAGATGAAATAGGTAGTTTATACAAGCAATTAGTAACTACTGAAAATAAAAAGCTTTTTCTTGAAAGTAATACCAAAATATCTGAAATCACAGCAGGTAATACAAACTTCAAAAAAACAATATCAAAAGAAGAAATAAAACAATACTTATCAGAGTATTTACCTCAATATATGATTCCAAATAATATTGTGATAAAAGATAGAATTGCGTTAAATAATAGTGGAAAAGTTGATAAGAATATCTTGAAAAAACTAAATGTTAGTAAGCAATTTAAAAAAGAATTAGAACTAACAGAAACTCAAGAAAAAGTAAATGTAATTTTCCAAGAAATTTTGAAAAAGGATACTATTTCTGCTCATGATAGCTTTTTTGAATTAGGAGGACACTCTATTAACATGATTCAGCTTATAGCAAGAGTAGAAAAAGAATTCAGCATTAAAATGCCCATTCCAGAAGTGTTTAACAATCAAACCCCTTATCATATAGGGAACTACGTTGATGCTCATGAAAATAGAATAGTAAATACCAGTGCTTACTTACAACAACTATCTTCTGGTGGAGAAAAAAATATTTTTTGCTTTCCTTCAATTTCAGCTACAGTGGCAGACTTTATTGAGTTAGCAAAGGAGTTAAAAGGGTACAATTTATATGCATTTGATTTTTCGTTATTAGATGCCTATAGTGATGTATATCAGGATAAAAAGGAAATTATTCAAAAATGTAAGGATATGATTTTTGATGTAAATGCAAATCAAACCTTTGATGTATTAGGGTATTCGGCAGGTAGCCATATAGCATATGAACTTTTAAGCGAATTTAAAGAAGAATTACAAGTAGATAAATTTATCATTTTAGACATGGAAGCACCAAGAAAGGATGAGGTTACCAGTAAGTTGGTTAATTATAAAGATGCTGAAGTAGATGAATTCATGTCATTAAATATACTAGAAGATTTTAGTAATCAAGAAAAAGAGCAAATAAGTAACAGGGTTTGGAAATACGCTGAACTAGCTTCTTACGTAGCTGGTAGAGAAAAAATTAATGTTCCTTTTTATGTTTTTGCAAGTGAAGAAGCAGATAAGAGCAAACAACAGGGATGGGAAAAACTAACACAAAAAAGTATATCTTTTTCTGAGTTTAAAGGAAACCACTATGAGATACTTAAAAACAAATTTGTAAAGAAAAACAGCCAAATATTAAAATTAAAAATAAACAACAAATAA